From a single Oreochromis niloticus isolate F11D_XX linkage group LG3, O_niloticus_UMD_NMBU, whole genome shotgun sequence genomic region:
- the LOC109198953 gene encoding uncharacterized protein LOC109198953 isoform X4, with product MICRILLLIILTSCVSGSFVVNVTQTCYQAEENHNITLEWTFTPTAESFSIICEKEADNTAWVFYHVHEGVEVSESQDETFSGRVQSDKDALREGRIRLQLSRLRTDDSAATDQLQSQSAESWGRNKLSIGLGLAAGSVLLFCLLVTFYLFLSKKEKRRKHLQRQGVTFP from the exons atgatctgcaggatcctgctgctcatcatcctcacctCATGTGTCTCTG gaTCATTTGTAGTCAATGTGACACAGACCTGCTATCAGGCAGAGGAGaaccacaacatcacactggagtGGACGTTCACACCCACAGCTGAGAGCTTTTCCATCATCTGCGAAAAGGAAGCTGATAATACAGCCTGGGTCTTCTATCATGTTCATGAAGGTGTTGAGGTGTCAGAGTCTCAGGATGAAACGTTTTCAGGACGAGTCCAGAGTGACAAAGACGCCCTCAGAGAAGGACGAATCAGACTTCAGCTGTCCAGACTCAGGACTGATGACTCGG CAGCTACTGACCAACTCCAGTCTCAGAGTGCAGAAAGTTGGGGAAGGAATAAACTTTCCATCGGACTGGGACTAGCAGCAGGATCCGTACTGTTGTTCTGTCTCTTAgttaccttttatttatttttaagcaagaaagaaaaaagaagaaaacatctgcAAAGACAAGGTGTTACTTTCCCTTGA
- the LOC109198953 gene encoding uncharacterized protein LOC109198953 isoform X3 has protein sequence MICRILLLIILTSCVSGSFVVNVTQTCYQAEENHNITLEWTFTTKPDRSWTYIFILCNLITEDNVSVLYQVHEGVEVSESQDEKFSGRVQSDKDALREGRIRLQLSRLRTDDSGLYLCEVNTDYGFSVGRCRLNVTAVPDCPECERKLDTSNTETQQFTGDIKLSMVRRPFSQS, from the exons atgatctgcaggatcctgctgctcatcatcctcacctcatgtgtctctg gaTCATTTGTAGTCAATGTGACACAGACCTGCTATCAGGCAGAGGAGaaccacaacatcacactggagtGGACGTTCACCACCAAACCTGACAGATCCTGGACCTACATCTTCATCCTCTGTAACCTGATAACTGAGGATAACGTCTCAGTCCTGTATCAGGTTCATGAAGGTGTTGAGGTGTCAGAGTCTCAGGATGAAAAGTTTTCAGGACGAGTCCAGAGTGACAAAGACGCCCTCAGAGAAGGACGAATCAGACTTCAACTGTCCAGACTCAGGACTGATGACTCGGGTCTGTACCTGTGTGAGGTGAACACTGATTATggcttcagtgttggaagatgTCGACTCAACGTCACTG CAGTGCCAGATTGTCCCGAATGTGAGAGAAAACTGGACACATCAAACACAGAAACTCAACAATTCACAG GTGATATTAAACTGTCAATGGTGAGACGTCCCTTTTCCCAGAGTTGA
- the LOC109198953 gene encoding uncharacterized protein LOC109198953 isoform X1 yields MICRILLLIILTSCVSGSFVVNVTQTCYQAEENHNITLEWTFTTKPDRSWTYIFILCNLITEDNVSVLYQVHEGVEVSESQDEKFSGRVQSDKDALREGRIRLQLSRLRTDDSGLYLCEVNTDYGFSVGRCRLNVTAVPDCPECERKLDTSNTETQQFTGVYCGLSAVVLLFGCSSFIYSLHRKQNFYSKLSDACQSVSR; encoded by the exons atgatctgcaggatcctgctgctcatcatcctcacctcatgtgtctctg gaTCATTTGTAGTCAATGTGACACAGACCTGCTATCAGGCAGAGGAGaaccacaacatcacactggagtGGACGTTCACCACCAAACCTGACAGATCCTGGACCTACATCTTCATCCTCTGTAACCTGATAACTGAGGATAACGTCTCAGTCCTGTATCAGGTTCATGAAGGTGTTGAGGTGTCAGAGTCTCAGGATGAAAAGTTTTCAGGACGAGTCCAGAGTGACAAAGACGCCCTCAGAGAAGGACGAATCAGACTTCAACTGTCCAGACTCAGGACTGATGACTCGGGTCTGTACCTGTGTGAGGTGAACACTGATTATggcttcagtgttggaagatgTCGACTCAACGTCACTG CAGTGCCAGATTGTCCCGAATGTGAGAGAAAACTGGACACATCAAACACAGAAACTCAACAATTCACAGGTGTCTACTGTGGACTGTCAGCAGTTGTGCTACTTTTCGGCTGCTCTTCTTTCATTTACTCTCTGCATAGAAAACAGAATTTTTACTCAAAGCTCAGTGATGCATGTCAGTCAGTTTCCAGATGA
- the LOC109198953 gene encoding uncharacterized protein LOC109198953 isoform X2 translates to MICRILLLIILTSCVSGSFVVNVTQTCYQAEENHNITLEWTFTPTAESFSIICEKEADNTAWVFYHVHEGVEVSESQDETFSGRVQSDKDALREGRIRLQLSRLRTDDSGLYLCEIYTCYCVFISASCRLNVTAATDQLQSQSAESWGRNKLSIGLGLAAGSVLLFCLLVTFYLFLSKKEKRRKHLQRQGVTFP, encoded by the exons atgatctgcaggatcctgctgctcatcatcctcacctCATGTGTCTCTG gaTCATTTGTAGTCAATGTGACACAGACCTGCTATCAGGCAGAGGAGaaccacaacatcacactggagtGGACGTTCACACCCACAGCTGAGAGCTTTTCCATCATCTGCGAAAAGGAAGCTGATAATACAGCCTGGGTCTTCTATCATGTTCATGAAGGTGTTGAGGTGTCAGAGTCTCAGGATGAAACGTTTTCAGGACGAGTCCAGAGTGACAAAGACGCCCTCAGAGAAGGACGAATCAGACTTCAGCTGTCCAGACTCAGGACTGATGACTCGGGTCTGTACCTGTGTGAAATATACACGTGTTATTGTGTTTTCATATCTGCCAGTTGTCGACTCAATGTAACCG CAGCTACTGACCAACTCCAGTCTCAGAGTGCAGAAAGTTGGGGAAGGAATAAACTTTCCATCGGACTGGGACTAGCAGCAGGATCCGTACTGTTGTTCTGTCTCTTAgttaccttttatttatttttaagcaagaaagaaaaaagaagaaaacatctgcAAAGACAAGGTGTTACTTTCCCTTGA